In Emcibacteraceae bacterium, a single window of DNA contains:
- a CDS encoding serine hydrolase domain-containing protein, with amino-acid sequence MKKILLCLLICFGYNAPLASAQTIEQAEHLVSVWLEAQRDYNDWPSVSVSFVDDQKMIYAKSFGYANPHTKLEATPDTLYRIASNSKLFTSLAIMQLRDAGKLDLREPVQKYIPWLTIKQKYPLSDVISIESLLTHSSGLPYEPNLGYWSYRDGYPFPDLEELKKGTANLETLYRAWEHYQYSNLGFILLGQVVENASGMSYEKYVHDHIIKPMGLNNTYTNVDPKKHGKDLAIGYGALDRKRERMEVPFIDAKATTSAAGVSSSANDLAKFLMWQIRTYNGAGDKVLNQNSLREMMRPHAVHAAENMDVGYGFRTIYRNGISYIGHGGVYAGHTSQTMIEPNQKIGAVALMNTHSSTPPLQIVNNMMDILGSVLKANNPKPAEDFSEYEGSYDQQPWADELYIMQWGDELISFSLKSGHPLDSITRYRHLERDNFIALRDDGGEADVTTFLRDDNGKVIKLTNQSDYLTRK; translated from the coding sequence ATGAAAAAAATTCTTTTATGTTTGCTAATTTGTTTTGGTTATAATGCGCCACTGGCATCCGCCCAGACGATAGAACAGGCAGAACATCTGGTAAGCGTATGGCTTGAGGCGCAGCGCGATTATAATGACTGGCCGAGCGTTTCAGTTTCATTTGTTGATGATCAGAAAATGATCTATGCCAAATCATTTGGATATGCCAATCCCCATACAAAACTTGAAGCAACACCGGACACTCTTTACCGAATTGCTTCAAATTCAAAACTTTTTACCAGTCTCGCGATTATGCAGTTAAGGGATGCGGGAAAGCTTGATTTAAGAGAGCCGGTACAAAAATATATTCCCTGGCTCACTATAAAACAGAAATACCCGCTTTCAGATGTGATCAGTATTGAAAGTCTTCTTACTCATTCAAGTGGCCTTCCTTATGAACCGAACCTGGGCTACTGGTCCTATCGGGATGGCTATCCGTTTCCCGATCTTGAGGAGCTTAAAAAGGGTACCGCAAATCTTGAGACACTTTACCGTGCATGGGAGCATTACCAATATTCCAACCTTGGTTTTATTCTGCTGGGTCAGGTTGTCGAAAACGCATCCGGTATGAGCTATGAAAAATATGTTCATGATCACATAATAAAACCAATGGGCCTGAACAACACCTATACCAATGTTGACCCCAAAAAACATGGCAAAGACCTGGCTATCGGTTACGGGGCGCTTGACCGGAAAAGAGAACGTATGGAAGTCCCCTTCATTGACGCCAAGGCGACAACTTCCGCGGCGGGAGTATCCTCAAGCGCCAATGATCTGGCAAAATTCCTGATGTGGCAGATCAGAACCTATAATGGTGCCGGGGATAAAGTCCTGAACCAGAATAGTTTACGTGAGATGATGAGACCACACGCCGTCCATGCCGCCGAAAATATGGATGTGGGATATGGGTTTCGAACAATTTACCGCAATGGTATTTCCTATATCGGGCATGGCGGGGTTTATGCCGGTCATACATCGCAAACCATGATAGAACCAAACCAGAAAATCGGGGCTGTTGCCTTGATGAATACCCATTCATCAACCCCTCCGTTGCAGATTGTCAATAATATGATGGATATACTTGGCTCCGTGTTAAAGGCCAATAATCCAAAACCGGCTGAAGACTTTTCAGAATATGAAGGCAGTTATGATCAGCAGCCCTGGGCTGATGAACTTTATATCATGCAATGGGGGGATGAGCTTATTTCCTTCTCGCTTAAATCCGGTCATCCGCTTGATTCCATCACCAGATACCGACATCTGGAAAGAGATAATTTTATCGCGCTGCGTGATGATGGCGGCGAAGCAGATGTCACAACATTCTTGAGGGATGATAATGGCAAGGTAATCAAACTAACAAATCAAAGTGATTACCTGACGCGAAAATAA